From the Cyclopterus lumpus isolate fCycLum1 chromosome 25, fCycLum1.pri, whole genome shotgun sequence genome, one window contains:
- the LOC117728029 gene encoding heterogeneous nuclear ribonucleoprotein L-like isoform X1, with the protein MATAASRYYSEDGRATKRQKTDGMATGYEDPHKTLPSVVVHVRGLVDGVTEADLVEALQEFGAISYVVVMPKKRQALVEYEDMNGSSTSVTYAADNQVYIAGHPAFINYSTSQKISRPGDSDDSRSVNNVLLLTIMNPIYPITSDVLYTICNNCGPVQRIVIFRKNGVQAMVEFDSVQSAQRAKASLNGADIYSGCCTLKIEYAKPTRLNVFKNDQDTWDYTNPNLGGPDGDGDGNGSNSEDVNANPNKRQRQPALLGDHPPEYGGGYHGYDESYGSPPYEGRRMGPPMRGRGGRSYGPGYGPPPPPPGEYGGHAESPVVMLYGLEPVKMNADRVFNIFCLYGNVERVKFMKSKPGAAMVEMGDCYAVDRSITHLNNNFLFGQRLNVCVSKQQAIVPGQCYELDDGSSSFKDFHGSRNNRFTSPEQAAKNRIQHPSNVLHFFNAQPDVTPEIFNQICDEIGVKSPVNVKMFTGKSGAAPSDRSASGLLEWESINDAMEALALMNHYQMKNAGTAGPYPYTLKLCFSTVQHAN; encoded by the exons ATGGCTACTGCAGCGAGCCGTTACTACAGCGAGGACGGCCGGGCAACGAAACGACAGAAAACCGACGGAATGGCCACG GGATACGAAGACCCACACAAGACCCTTCCATCTGTTGTGGTGCATGTCCGGGGGCTGGTGGACGGTGTTACAGAGGCTGATTTGGTCGAGGCCCTGCAAGAATTTGGAGCAATCAG ctatgTGGTGGTGATGCCCAAGAAACGGCAGGCGCTGGTGGAGTACGAAGACATGAACGGGTCGTCCACATCGGTGACCTATGCTGCAGACAACCAAGTATACATCGCCGGCCACCCAGCCTTCATCAACTACTCTACGAGCCAGAAGATCTCCAGGCCGGGAGACTCCGATGACTCTAGAAGTGTCAACAATGTTCTCCTGCTCACCATCATGAACCCCATCTACCCCATCACCTCG GACGTCCTCTACACCATCTGCAACAACTGTGGGCCCGTTCAAAGAATCGTCATCTTCAGGAAGAACGGCGTCCAAGCGATGGTTGA GTTCGACTCTGTGCAAAGCGCCCAGCGGGCCAAGGCGTCGCTCAACGGAGCAGACATATACTCTGGCTGCTGCACCCTGAAGATCGAGTACGCAAAG CCCACTCGTCTGAATGTGTTCAAGAATGACCAAGACACCTGGGACTACACAAACCCCAACCTTGGAGGCCCAG atggtgatggagatggcAATGGGAGCAATTCAG AGGATGTCAATGCCAACCCCAACAAGCGCCAGAGACAGCCTGCTCTGCTGGGCGACCACCCTCCAGAGTACG GTGGTGGCTACCACGGCTACGATGAGAGCTACGGTTCCCCGCCCTACGAGGGTCGCCGCATGGGTCCACCAATGAGGGGGCGCGGAGGAAGAAGCTATGGGCCGGGCTAcggtccccctcccccccctcctggcGAGTACGGTGGCCACGCCGAATCTCCAGTTGTCATGTTATATGGTTTGGAGCCCGTCAAGATGAACGCCGACCGCGTCTTCAATATCTTTTGCCTCTACGGCAACGTGGAGCGG GTGAAGTTCATGAAGAGTAAGCCCGGGGCAGCCATGGTGGAAATGGGAGACTGCTATGCAGTGGACCGCTCCATCACTCACCTCAACAACAACTTTCTCTTCGGCCAGAGACTGAATGTGTG CGTATCCAAGCAGCAAGCCATTGTACCTGGTCAGTGCTACGAGCTGGACGACGGCTCAAGCAGTTTCAAGGACTTCCACGGCTCCAGGAACAACCGGTTCACCTCGCCGGAGCAGGCGGCCAAAAACCGCATCCAGCACCCGAGTAACGTGTTGCACTTCTTCAACGCCCAGCCAGACGTCACGCCAGAGATTTTCAATCAG ATTTGTGATGAGATCGGTGTCAAGAGCCCCGTCAACGTCAAAATGTTCACAGGCAAGA GTGGCGCAGCCCCCAGCGACCGCAGTGCCTCTGGTCTGCTGGAGTGGGAGTCGATCAATGATGCCATGGAGGCCCTGGCCTTGATGAACCACTACCAGATGAAAAATGCAGGTACGG ccGGCCCTTACCCGTACACCCTCAAGCTGTGCTTCTCCACCGTTCAGCACGCCAACTGA
- the srsf7a gene encoding serine and arginine rich splicing factor 7a isoform X3, which yields MSHRSSSRGSSRATDCKVYVGDLGNGAAKGELERAFSYYGPLRTVWVARNPPGFAFVEFEDPRDAEDAVKGMDGKLLCGSRVRVELSTGLSRKGRGRPSRRQFDPTDRCYQCGDRGHYAYDCYRFSKRGGRRSRSRSRSRSRSRSRSRSRGRRYRSRSHSRSRSQSRSRRRSPSYSRRRSRSGSPARSKSRTPVRRSRSKSRSRSASAPRRRSASRSRTPAANHKRKRRGSVMFLTEVGAPS from the exons ATGTCGCACCGCTCATCCTCCCGTGGTTCATCTCGGGCCACCGACTGTAAAGTGTACGTGGGAGACTTGGGCAACGGTGCCGCCAAGGGGGAGTTGGAGCGAGCGTTTAGTTATTATGGCCCACTGAGAACCGTCTGGGTGGCCAGGAACCCACCTGGGTTTGCCTTTGTGGAGTTTGAGGATCCCAGAGATGCAGAAGATGCTGTGAAAGGCATGGATGGAAA GCTTCTCTGTGGTTCACGTGTACGCGTGGAGTTGTCAACTGGCCTCTCCAGGAAGGGCCGTGGGCGCCCCAGCCGACGGCAGTTCGACCCCACCGATCGGTGTTACCAGTGTGGGGACCGAGGCCACTACGCTTACGACTGCTACCGCTTTAGCAAGCGAGGAGGCCGCCGCAGCAG GTCTCGCTCCCGTTCTCGGTCCCGGTCCAGATCTAGGTCCAGGTCCCGCGGGCGCCGTTATCGCTCTCGTTCCCACTCCCGCAGCCGGAGCCAAAGCCG GAGCCGCCGTCGTTCTCCATCCTATTCCAGACGCAGGAGCAG GTCCGGCTCCCCAGCCCGCTCCAAGTCAAGGACTCCAGTGAGAAGAAG tcgCTCCAAGTCTCGGTCTCGGTCCGCCTCTGCGCCCAGAAGGCGCTCCGCCTCCCGCTCACGAACCCCAGCGGCCAATCACAAGAGGAAAAG GAGAGGGTCAGTTATGTTCTTAACAGAAGTAGGTGCTCCATCCTAG
- the LOC117728029 gene encoding heterogeneous nuclear ribonucleoprotein L-like isoform X2 produces MATAASRYYSEDGRATKRQKTDGMATGYEDPHKTLPSVVVHVRGLVDGVTEADLVEALQEFGAISYVVVMPKKRQALVEYEDMNGSSTSVTYAADNQVYIAGHPAFINYSTSQKISRPGDSDDSRSVNNVLLLTIMNPIYPITSDVLYTICNNCGPVQRIVIFRKNGVQAMVEFDSVQSAQRAKASLNGADIYSGCCTLKIEYAKPTRLNVFKNDQDTWDYTNPNLGGPDGDGDGNGSNSEDVNANPNKRQRQPALLGDHPPEYGGGYHGYDESYGSPPYEGRRMGPPMRGRGGRSYGPGYGPPPPPPGEYGGHAESPVVMLYGLEPVKMNADRVFNIFCLYGNVERVKFMKSKPGAAMVEMGDCYAVDRSITHLNNNFLFGQRLNVCVSKQQAIVPGQCYELDDGSSSFKDFHGSRNNRFTSPEQAAKNRIQHPSNVLHFFNAQPDVTPEIFNQICDEIGVKSPVNVKMFTGKSGAAPSDRSASGLLEWESINDAMEALALMNHYQMKNAAGPYPYTLKLCFSTVQHAN; encoded by the exons ATGGCTACTGCAGCGAGCCGTTACTACAGCGAGGACGGCCGGGCAACGAAACGACAGAAAACCGACGGAATGGCCACG GGATACGAAGACCCACACAAGACCCTTCCATCTGTTGTGGTGCATGTCCGGGGGCTGGTGGACGGTGTTACAGAGGCTGATTTGGTCGAGGCCCTGCAAGAATTTGGAGCAATCAG ctatgTGGTGGTGATGCCCAAGAAACGGCAGGCGCTGGTGGAGTACGAAGACATGAACGGGTCGTCCACATCGGTGACCTATGCTGCAGACAACCAAGTATACATCGCCGGCCACCCAGCCTTCATCAACTACTCTACGAGCCAGAAGATCTCCAGGCCGGGAGACTCCGATGACTCTAGAAGTGTCAACAATGTTCTCCTGCTCACCATCATGAACCCCATCTACCCCATCACCTCG GACGTCCTCTACACCATCTGCAACAACTGTGGGCCCGTTCAAAGAATCGTCATCTTCAGGAAGAACGGCGTCCAAGCGATGGTTGA GTTCGACTCTGTGCAAAGCGCCCAGCGGGCCAAGGCGTCGCTCAACGGAGCAGACATATACTCTGGCTGCTGCACCCTGAAGATCGAGTACGCAAAG CCCACTCGTCTGAATGTGTTCAAGAATGACCAAGACACCTGGGACTACACAAACCCCAACCTTGGAGGCCCAG atggtgatggagatggcAATGGGAGCAATTCAG AGGATGTCAATGCCAACCCCAACAAGCGCCAGAGACAGCCTGCTCTGCTGGGCGACCACCCTCCAGAGTACG GTGGTGGCTACCACGGCTACGATGAGAGCTACGGTTCCCCGCCCTACGAGGGTCGCCGCATGGGTCCACCAATGAGGGGGCGCGGAGGAAGAAGCTATGGGCCGGGCTAcggtccccctcccccccctcctggcGAGTACGGTGGCCACGCCGAATCTCCAGTTGTCATGTTATATGGTTTGGAGCCCGTCAAGATGAACGCCGACCGCGTCTTCAATATCTTTTGCCTCTACGGCAACGTGGAGCGG GTGAAGTTCATGAAGAGTAAGCCCGGGGCAGCCATGGTGGAAATGGGAGACTGCTATGCAGTGGACCGCTCCATCACTCACCTCAACAACAACTTTCTCTTCGGCCAGAGACTGAATGTGTG CGTATCCAAGCAGCAAGCCATTGTACCTGGTCAGTGCTACGAGCTGGACGACGGCTCAAGCAGTTTCAAGGACTTCCACGGCTCCAGGAACAACCGGTTCACCTCGCCGGAGCAGGCGGCCAAAAACCGCATCCAGCACCCGAGTAACGTGTTGCACTTCTTCAACGCCCAGCCAGACGTCACGCCAGAGATTTTCAATCAG ATTTGTGATGAGATCGGTGTCAAGAGCCCCGTCAACGTCAAAATGTTCACAGGCAAGA GTGGCGCAGCCCCCAGCGACCGCAGTGCCTCTGGTCTGCTGGAGTGGGAGTCGATCAATGATGCCATGGAGGCCCTGGCCTTGATGAACCACTACCAGATGAAAAATGCAG ccGGCCCTTACCCGTACACCCTCAAGCTGTGCTTCTCCACCGTTCAGCACGCCAACTGA
- the srsf7a gene encoding serine and arginine rich splicing factor 7a isoform X1, with protein MSHRSSSRGSSRATDCKVYVGDLGNGAAKGELERAFSYYGPLRTVWVARNPPGFAFVEFEDPRDAEDAVKGMDGKLLCGSRVRVELSTGLSRKGRGRPSRRQFDPTDRCYQCGDRGHYAYDCYRFSKRGGRRSRSRSRSRSRSRSRSRSRGRRYRSRSHSRSRSQSRSRRRSPSYSRRRSRSGSPARSKSRTPVRRSRSKSRSRSASAPRRRSASRSRTPAANHKRKSVWWELSTALTPQLTPGPGSASWRCARPAGG; from the exons ATGTCGCACCGCTCATCCTCCCGTGGTTCATCTCGGGCCACCGACTGTAAAGTGTACGTGGGAGACTTGGGCAACGGTGCCGCCAAGGGGGAGTTGGAGCGAGCGTTTAGTTATTATGGCCCACTGAGAACCGTCTGGGTGGCCAGGAACCCACCTGGGTTTGCCTTTGTGGAGTTTGAGGATCCCAGAGATGCAGAAGATGCTGTGAAAGGCATGGATGGAAA GCTTCTCTGTGGTTCACGTGTACGCGTGGAGTTGTCAACTGGCCTCTCCAGGAAGGGCCGTGGGCGCCCCAGCCGACGGCAGTTCGACCCCACCGATCGGTGTTACCAGTGTGGGGACCGAGGCCACTACGCTTACGACTGCTACCGCTTTAGCAAGCGAGGAGGCCGCCGCAGCAG GTCTCGCTCCCGTTCTCGGTCCCGGTCCAGATCTAGGTCCAGGTCCCGCGGGCGCCGTTATCGCTCTCGTTCCCACTCCCGCAGCCGGAGCCAAAGCCG GAGCCGCCGTCGTTCTCCATCCTATTCCAGACGCAGGAGCAG GTCCGGCTCCCCAGCCCGCTCCAAGTCAAGGACTCCAGTGAGAAGAAG tcgCTCCAAGTCTCGGTCTCGGTCCGCCTCTGCGCCCAGAAGGCGCTCCGCCTCCCGCTCACGAACCCCAGCGGCCAATCACAAGAGGAAAAG cGTGTGGTGGGAGCTGAGCACTGCACTGACACCGCAGCTGACACCAGGCCCAGGGTCTGCCAGCTGGCGGTGTGCACGTCCTGCGGGAGGGTGA
- the srsf7a gene encoding serine and arginine rich splicing factor 7a isoform X2, translating into MSHRSSSRGSSRATDCKVYVGDLGNGAAKGELERAFSYYGPLRTVWVARNPPGFAFVEFEDPRDAEDAVKGMDGKLLCGSRVRVELSTGLSRKGRGRPSRRQFDPTDRCYQCGDRGHYAYDCYRFSKRGGRRSRSRSRSRSRSRSRSRSRGRRYRSRSHSRSRSQSRSRRRSPSYSRRRSRSGSPARSKSRTPVRRSRSKSRSRSASAPRRRSASRSRTPAANHKRKSRSRSASQHRSPTAAGD; encoded by the exons ATGTCGCACCGCTCATCCTCCCGTGGTTCATCTCGGGCCACCGACTGTAAAGTGTACGTGGGAGACTTGGGCAACGGTGCCGCCAAGGGGGAGTTGGAGCGAGCGTTTAGTTATTATGGCCCACTGAGAACCGTCTGGGTGGCCAGGAACCCACCTGGGTTTGCCTTTGTGGAGTTTGAGGATCCCAGAGATGCAGAAGATGCTGTGAAAGGCATGGATGGAAA GCTTCTCTGTGGTTCACGTGTACGCGTGGAGTTGTCAACTGGCCTCTCCAGGAAGGGCCGTGGGCGCCCCAGCCGACGGCAGTTCGACCCCACCGATCGGTGTTACCAGTGTGGGGACCGAGGCCACTACGCTTACGACTGCTACCGCTTTAGCAAGCGAGGAGGCCGCCGCAGCAG GTCTCGCTCCCGTTCTCGGTCCCGGTCCAGATCTAGGTCCAGGTCCCGCGGGCGCCGTTATCGCTCTCGTTCCCACTCCCGCAGCCGGAGCCAAAGCCG GAGCCGCCGTCGTTCTCCATCCTATTCCAGACGCAGGAGCAG GTCCGGCTCCCCAGCCCGCTCCAAGTCAAGGACTCCAGTGAGAAGAAG tcgCTCCAAGTCTCGGTCTCGGTCCGCCTCTGCGCCCAGAAGGCGCTCCGCCTCCCGCTCACGAACCCCAGCGGCCAATCACAAGAGGAAAAG TCGCTCCCGTTCAGCAAGTCAACACCGAAGCCCCACGGCAGCAGGCGACTGA